A region of Ursus arctos isolate Adak ecotype North America unplaced genomic scaffold, UrsArc2.0 scaffold_31, whole genome shotgun sequence DNA encodes the following proteins:
- the ZBTB9 gene encoding zinc finger and BTB domain-containing protein 9 — translation MDTSTPMPAVPPSPTCNPAPRTIQIEFPQHSSVLLEALNRHRLEGKFCDVSLLVQGRELRAHKAVLAAASPYFHDKLLLGDAPRLTLPNVIEADAFEGLLQLIYSGRLRLPLDALPAHLLVASGLQMWQVVDQCSEILRELETSGGGISTRGATSYHTLLSTTSSPGGWCIRSSPFQTPVQSSTSTESPVLGEGSELGDVLQIQVEEEEEEEEEEEEEDEEEDQGSAAPSQTPQPQRVSGAFPCPHGSHPLPISTTPRRVSEGESAPLESPAAHTALPPKVFYIKQEPSEPKEEISGGGTQSGGTKEETKVFPGGDTEGNGELGFLLPPGAGATYGGGGGGPSWKPVDLHGNEILSGGGGPGGAGQAVHGPVKLGGTPPADGKRFGCLCGKRFAVKPKRDRHIMLTFSLRPFGCGICNKRFKLKHHLTEHMKTHAGALHACPHCGRRFRVHACFLRHRDLCKGQGWATAHWTYN, via the coding sequence ATGGATACCTCGACGCCAATGCCCGCCGTCCCCCCGTCCCCGACCTGCAACCCTGCCCCACGGACAATCCAGATCGAGTTCCCGCAGCATAGCTCGGTGCTGCTGGAAGCCCTGAACCGCCACAGGCTAGAGGGAAAGTTCTGTGATGTGTCCCTCTTGGTGCAGGGCCGGGAACTTAGGGCTCACAAAGCAGTGTTGGCTGCTGCCTCTCCTTACTTCCATGACAAACTTCTTCTGGGGGATGCGCCACGTCTCACTCTGCCCAACGTCATTGAAGCCGATGCCTTCGAGGGGCTGCTCCAGCTCATTTATTCAGGGCGCCTCCGTCTGCCACTGGAtgctctccctgcccacctcctcgtGGCCAGTGGCCTCCAGATGTGGCAAGTAGTAGATCAGTGCTCAGAGATTCTTAGAGAACTAGAAACCTCAGGTGGTGGAATTTCAACCCGTGGGGCGACCTCTTACCACACACTTCTTTCCACCACATCCTCTCCAGGGGGCTGGTGCATTCGCTCTTCCCCTTTCCAGACCCCAGTGCAGTCTTCCACCTCTACCGAGAGCCCCGTTTTAGGGGAGGGGAGTGAACTGGGAGATGTGTTACAGATTCAAgttgaagaagaggaggaggaggaggaggaagaagaagaagaagatgaggaggaggaccAGGGGTCAGCAGCACCCTCTCAGACACCTCAGCCTCAGAGAGTATCAGGGGCTTTTCCCTGTCCTCATGGATCCCACCCACTGCCCATATCCACTACTCCCCGCAGGGTTTCAGAGGGTGAGAGTGCACCACTTGAGTCACCTGCTGCTCATACTGCACTGCCCCCCAAAGTCTTCTACATTAAGCAGGAACCCTCTGAGCCTAAAGAAGAGATATCAGGAGGTGGAACTCAGTCTGGAGGAACAAAGGAGGAGACCAAAGTGTTTCCTGGAGGGGACACCGAAGGGAATGGAGAGCTAGGCTTCTTGCTGCCCCCAGGAGCAGGGGCAACgtatggaggaggaggaggaggtccaTCCTGGAAACCAGTGGATCTTCATGGGAATGAAATCCTGTCAGGGGGTGGGGGACCTGGCGGTGCAGGACAGGCTGTGCATGGGCCTGTCAAGTTAGGAGGTACACCCCCTGCAGATGGAAAACGCTTTGGTTGTTTGTGTGGGAAGCGGTTTGCAGTGAAGCCAAAGCGTGACCGGCACATCATGCTGACCTTCAGCCTTCGGCCCTTTGGCTGTGGTATCTGTAATAAGCGCTTCAAGCTGAAGCACCATCTGACAGAGCACATGAAGACCCATGCTGGAGCCCTGCATGCCTGCCCCCATTGTGGCCGTCGGTTCCGAGTTCATGCCTGTTTCCTTCGCCATCGAGACCTATGCAAGGGCCAGGGTTGGGCCACTGCTCACTGGACTTACAACTGA